A genomic segment from Clostridium pasteurianum BC1 encodes:
- a CDS encoding GNAT family N-acetyltransferase — protein MIIRKIQIKDSEKFLNMLKQLDTETKYMMFEPEERKTTINEIKTNIKNINISRSLILVAEDTKNVVGFLSAERGFAKRIEHSVYIVIGILKDYRGRKIGLKLFEALEKWALENHIIRLELTVMTNNKAAIGLYKKIGFKIEGLKEKSLIVDGKYVDEYYMGKILL, from the coding sequence ATGATCATACGAAAAATTCAAATAAAAGATTCAGAAAAATTTTTAAATATGTTAAAACAGCTAGACACTGAAACAAAATATATGATGTTTGAACCAGAGGAAAGAAAAACAACTATAAATGAAATAAAGACCAATATAAAAAACATAAATATTTCAAGGTCATTAATACTAGTAGCTGAAGATACTAAAAATGTAGTGGGCTTTTTATCAGCAGAAAGAGGTTTTGCCAAAAGAATAGAACATAGTGTCTATATAGTTATAGGCATATTAAAGGATTACAGAGGTAGAAAAATTGGACTAAAATTATTTGAAGCCTTGGAAAAATGGGCCCTGGAAAATCACATTATAAGATTAGAACTGACGGTAATGACTAACAATAAAGCTGCCATAGGCTTGTATAAAAAAATAGGCTTTAAAATTGAAGGATTAAAAGAAAAATCACTAATAGTTGATGGAAAATATGTTGATGAATATTATATGGGTAAAATTCTTTTATAA